One segment of Streptomyces sp. YIM 121038 DNA contains the following:
- a CDS encoding DUF418 domain-containing protein, translating to MTVMTPPTRATERALAPDVARGLMLLLIALSNTAFHLWRAEHGPSGWQPVDGSWLDHVVQFLMIMTLDLRIYPLFAFLFGYGMTQMYLRQTGHGTSGRAAVGVLRRRSLWMVVIGLAHSALLMAGDIIGFYGVLSLVLGWVFVRRSDRALKWWIWIGVAQTLLLTLAPVVAALLRGELWSLGDSGAEPGYLAYGADENSWPAAAGTRVTTGLFITFGASLLSLVGGGYLVFLLGFWAARRRILEEPGRHLPLLRRTAVIGVAVGWLGALPAALAHVGAIRVPDDAQSEGGALTTLRDLTGTAGGIGYVAAIALFVVWWTNRSPRPGATAVAAVAAVGKRSMSCYLTHSLLFAPLLAAWGLGLGAHLSSATMALVATAVWLVTVAGAYALERAGRRGPAEALLRRLAYGARTAGARPEAAGSGTRKADPGDGARKAEAGASLRSPR from the coding sequence ATGACGGTCATGACTCCTCCCACCCGCGCCACCGAGCGGGCCCTCGCGCCGGACGTCGCGCGCGGCCTGATGCTGCTGCTCATCGCCCTGTCGAACACCGCCTTCCACCTGTGGCGGGCCGAGCACGGGCCCTCGGGGTGGCAGCCCGTGGACGGGTCGTGGCTCGACCACGTCGTGCAGTTCCTGATGATCATGACCCTGGACCTGCGGATCTACCCGCTGTTCGCGTTCCTCTTCGGGTACGGGATGACGCAGATGTATCTGCGCCAGACCGGGCACGGCACCAGCGGGCGCGCCGCCGTGGGCGTGCTGCGCAGGCGCAGCCTGTGGATGGTCGTCATCGGGCTCGCGCACTCCGCGCTGCTGATGGCGGGCGACATCATCGGCTTCTACGGCGTCCTGAGCCTCGTCCTCGGCTGGGTCTTCGTGCGCAGGAGCGACCGCGCCCTGAAGTGGTGGATCTGGATCGGCGTCGCGCAGACGCTCCTCCTCACCCTGGCACCGGTCGTCGCCGCGCTGCTGCGCGGAGAGCTGTGGTCGCTCGGGGACTCCGGGGCCGAACCCGGGTACCTCGCCTACGGGGCGGACGAGAACAGCTGGCCGGCCGCGGCCGGGACGCGGGTCACGACCGGCCTCTTCATCACCTTCGGCGCCTCCCTGCTGTCCCTGGTCGGCGGCGGGTACCTCGTCTTCCTGCTGGGGTTCTGGGCCGCGCGCCGACGGATCCTGGAGGAGCCGGGCCGCCATCTGCCGCTGCTGCGCCGCACCGCGGTGATCGGCGTCGCGGTGGGCTGGCTCGGCGCGCTGCCCGCGGCGCTCGCCCACGTCGGGGCGATCCGCGTACCGGACGACGCGCAGAGCGAGGGCGGCGCCCTGACGACGCTGCGGGACCTCACGGGCACCGCGGGCGGCATCGGCTACGTGGCCGCGATCGCGCTGTTCGTCGTGTGGTGGACGAACCGCTCCCCGCGCCCGGGCGCCACGGCCGTCGCGGCGGTCGCGGCCGTCGGCAAGCGGTCGATGTCCTGCTACCTCACCCACTCCCTCCTCTTCGCCCCGCTCCTCGCGGCCTGGGGCCTCGGCCTCGGCGCCCACCTGAGCAGCGCGACCATGGCCCTCGTCGCGACGGCCGTGTGGCTGGTGACCGTCGCGGGCGCCTACGCCCTGGAGCGGGCGGGGCGGCGGGGCCCCGCGGAGGCGCTGCTCCGGCGCCTCGCCTACGGCGCCCGCACGGCCGGGGCCCGCCCGGAGGCCGCGGGCTCGGGCACCCGGAAGGCGGACCCGGGCGACGGGGCCCGGAAGGCGGAGGCCGGGGCCAGCCTGCGCAGCCCCCGCTGA
- a CDS encoding Uma2 family endonuclease — protein sequence MSVVENDRIDMADYNAESLDQWFELIERMVPEGIKAEVVEGAVAMVPQRNVHWQIIRRILYALDDRFGRDALVMTDVRIDFPGYQNGFCPDVARFRDGAKPDAEGRWCYEDVEFVAEVISRGTGRNDYGPKKTTYADAGVPVYLIADPYQGRCHVYTNPKNGEYLAVSKSDFGDEVDLTGTVVDLVLTTAGFPRD from the coding sequence ATGTCCGTCGTAGAGAACGACAGGATCGACATGGCCGACTACAACGCCGAGAGCCTGGACCAGTGGTTCGAGCTGATCGAGCGGATGGTCCCCGAGGGAATCAAGGCAGAGGTTGTCGAGGGGGCAGTCGCCATGGTGCCGCAGCGCAATGTGCACTGGCAGATCATCCGGAGGATCCTCTACGCACTGGACGACAGGTTCGGCCGTGATGCACTGGTGATGACGGATGTACGCATCGACTTCCCCGGCTACCAGAACGGTTTCTGCCCGGACGTGGCGAGGTTCCGCGACGGAGCGAAGCCGGACGCGGAAGGGCGCTGGTGCTACGAGGACGTGGAGTTCGTCGCGGAGGTCATCTCCCGGGGCACAGGGCGGAACGACTACGGCCCGAAGAAGACCACCTATGCCGACGCCGGTGTGCCCGTCTACCTCATCGCCGATCCGTACCAAGGCCGCTGCCACGTCTACACCAACCCCAAGAACGGCGAGTACCTGGCCGTCTCCAAGTCCGACTTCGGTGACGAGGTCGACCTGACAGGCACGGTCGTCGACCTCGTCCTCACCACCGCCGGCTTCCCCCGCGACTGA
- a CDS encoding aldo/keto reductase has protein sequence MKYTQLGRTGLKVSRLTLGTMNFGPQTDEADSHAIMDAALNAGINFFDTANVYGWGENKGRTEEIIGSWFARGGGRRDKVVLATKVYASMAADGAPPWPNHDLLSAVNIRRSVEASLRRLQTDHIDVYQFHHIDRNTPFEEIWQAIDVLVRQGKILYAGSSNFPGYKIAQANETARRLGSYGLVSEQCLYNLAERRAEMEVVPAAREYGLGVIPWSPLHGGLLGGVLKKQADGGRRTEGRAAEALADGAVRARIQAYEDLLDEHGLAPGEVALAWLLTRPGVTGPIVGPRTAEQLASALRAVDLDLTAELRASLDDIFPGPGPSPEAFAW, from the coding sequence ATGAAGTACACGCAGCTGGGACGCACGGGGCTCAAGGTCAGCCGGCTCACGCTCGGGACCATGAACTTCGGGCCGCAGACGGACGAAGCCGACAGCCACGCCATCATGGACGCCGCGCTCAACGCGGGGATCAACTTCTTCGACACCGCCAACGTGTACGGCTGGGGTGAGAACAAGGGCCGCACCGAGGAGATCATCGGCAGCTGGTTCGCCCGGGGCGGCGGGCGGCGCGACAAGGTCGTGCTCGCCACGAAGGTGTACGCCAGCATGGCCGCCGACGGGGCCCCGCCCTGGCCCAACCACGACCTCCTCTCGGCCGTCAACATCCGCCGCTCCGTCGAGGCCTCGCTCCGCCGCCTCCAGACCGACCACATCGACGTCTACCAGTTCCACCACATCGACCGGAACACCCCGTTCGAGGAGATCTGGCAGGCCATCGACGTCCTCGTGCGGCAGGGCAAGATCCTGTACGCGGGGTCGAGCAACTTCCCCGGCTACAAGATCGCCCAGGCCAACGAGACCGCGCGCCGCCTCGGCAGCTACGGCCTCGTCAGCGAGCAGTGCCTGTACAACCTCGCGGAGCGGCGCGCCGAGATGGAGGTCGTCCCGGCCGCGCGGGAGTACGGCCTCGGCGTCATCCCCTGGTCGCCGCTGCACGGCGGTCTGCTCGGCGGCGTCCTGAAGAAGCAGGCCGACGGCGGGCGGCGGACCGAGGGCCGGGCCGCGGAGGCGCTGGCCGACGGGGCGGTGCGGGCGCGGATCCAGGCCTACGAGGACCTGCTCGACGAGCACGGCCTCGCGCCCGGCGAGGTGGCCCTGGCGTGGCTGCTCACCCGCCCCGGCGTCACCGGGCCGATCGTCGGGCCGCGCACGGCCGAGCAGCTCGCGTCGGCCCTCCGGGCGGTCGACCTCGACCTGACCGCGGAGCTCCGCGCGTCCCTCGACGACATCTTCCCGGGCCCGGGCCCGTCCCCGGAGGCGTTCGCCTGGTAG
- the thpR gene encoding RNA 2',3'-cyclic phosphodiesterase, with translation MRLFVAVLPPERVVAELDGRVDDLKRLPDAGALRWTERAGWHLTLAFLGEVDDAVVADLGARLGRAAWRTAPFALALRGGGRFGDRALWAGVAGEAAALRLLAERVSAAGRRAGAGPGVDAGRGFHPHLTLARGRGEVGLRPFVEGLGGFSGAEWEVGELVLVRSHLPRAGLQGARPRYEPLSTWPLRT, from the coding sequence ATGAGACTCTTCGTGGCGGTGCTGCCCCCGGAGCGCGTGGTGGCCGAACTCGACGGGCGCGTGGACGACTTGAAGCGGCTGCCCGACGCGGGGGCGCTGCGCTGGACCGAGCGTGCCGGGTGGCATCTGACGCTGGCCTTCCTCGGCGAGGTCGACGACGCGGTCGTGGCCGACCTCGGCGCGCGGCTCGGGCGGGCGGCCTGGCGCACCGCGCCGTTCGCGCTCGCGCTGCGCGGGGGCGGGCGGTTCGGGGACCGGGCGCTGTGGGCGGGGGTGGCCGGGGAGGCGGCCGCGCTGCGGCTGCTCGCGGAGCGGGTGTCCGCGGCGGGGCGCAGGGCCGGGGCCGGGCCCGGCGTGGACGCGGGGCGGGGCTTCCATCCCCACCTCACCCTGGCGCGGGGGCGGGGGGAGGTGGGGCTGCGGCCGTTCGTGGAGGGCCTTGGGGGGTTCTCGGGGGCGGAGTGGGAGGTGGGGGAGCTGGTGCTCGTCCGCAGCCACTTGCCCCGGGCCGGTCTGCAGGGGGCTCGCCCCCGCTACGAGCCCCTGTCCACCTGGCCCCTCCGCACCTGA
- a CDS encoding GNAT family N-acetyltransferase: MDSNSTDHTGPIRVRTGGAEDVPVFLGLLDSAAEWLVAQGYTKQWGTEPLSANPRVVESVEKYLATGTPWIAEVDGVPAGMLMLTDSPTGYVAPVDEPERYVHYLATAGRFAGLGVGRTLLARAAAETRAQGVSLLRVDCYAGNGGRLVAYYESNGFVRTETFTAKDGTWPGQVLAMRV, from the coding sequence ATGGACAGCAACAGCACAGATCACACCGGCCCCATACGCGTACGCACGGGCGGCGCGGAGGACGTACCCGTGTTCCTCGGTCTGCTCGACAGCGCCGCCGAGTGGCTGGTGGCGCAGGGGTACACGAAGCAGTGGGGCACCGAGCCGCTGTCGGCGAATCCGCGGGTGGTGGAGTCCGTGGAGAAGTACCTCGCCACGGGCACGCCGTGGATCGCCGAGGTGGACGGGGTGCCCGCGGGCATGCTGATGCTCACCGACAGCCCCACCGGCTACGTGGCGCCGGTCGACGAGCCCGAGCGGTACGTGCACTACCTCGCCACCGCCGGGCGCTTCGCGGGCCTGGGCGTGGGCAGGACGCTGCTGGCCCGCGCCGCGGCCGAGACCCGCGCCCAGGGCGTGTCCCTGCTGCGGGTCGACTGCTACGCGGGCAACGGCGGCAGGCTCGTCGCGTACTACGAGAGCAACGGTTTCGTCCGTACGGAGACCTTCACGGCGAAGGACGGCACCTGGCCGGGCCAGGTCCTCGCCATGCGGGTCTGA
- a CDS encoding MFS transporter, giving the protein MSTGSGADSAPAPTALDPSVRSKTSMFSSLRIRNYRLFAAGAVVSNTGTWMARITQDWLVLSLTGSSAAVGITTAMQFLPMLLFGLYGGVIADRFAKRNLLFVTQGAMGLGGLFLAAMTLTGHVQVWHVYVTAFFTGLVTVVDNPTRQSFVSELVGPDQVRNAVSLNSANFQSARLVGPAVAGVVTAAVGPGYAFLANGLSFLAPIAGLLLMRTGELTRSPLAPRRGKGQLREGLTYVRAHPELIWPIVLIGFIGTFGFNFPIWLSAYADDVFHGGSGMYAAFTTLMAAGSLIGALLAARRRTSRLRMLTATAGLFGAALIAVAAVPNAYVFAALLIPVGAIGLTVNVTANSSVQMATDPEMRGRVMSLFMMVFVGGTPFGGPLFGWLTDTYGVRVSFALGGLVVALASLGVGLGLARAANLRLQVDLRRGRQHVRFVPREVALAPAA; this is encoded by the coding sequence TTGAGTACGGGATCCGGAGCAGACTCCGCCCCCGCACCAACCGCCCTCGACCCCTCTGTCCGCTCCAAGACCTCCATGTTCAGCTCGCTGCGGATCCGGAACTACCGGCTCTTCGCGGCCGGGGCCGTCGTGTCGAACACCGGCACCTGGATGGCCCGCATCACCCAGGACTGGCTGGTCCTCAGCCTCACCGGGTCCTCCGCGGCCGTCGGCATCACGACGGCCATGCAGTTCCTGCCGATGCTGCTCTTCGGCCTGTACGGCGGTGTGATCGCCGACCGCTTCGCCAAGCGGAACCTGCTCTTCGTCACCCAGGGAGCCATGGGCCTCGGCGGTCTGTTCCTGGCCGCGATGACCCTCACGGGCCACGTCCAGGTCTGGCACGTCTATGTGACGGCCTTCTTCACCGGCCTCGTCACCGTCGTCGACAACCCCACCCGCCAGTCCTTCGTCTCCGAGCTGGTCGGCCCGGACCAGGTGCGCAACGCCGTCAGCCTGAACTCGGCCAACTTCCAGTCCGCCCGCCTCGTCGGCCCCGCCGTCGCGGGCGTCGTGACCGCCGCCGTCGGACCCGGCTACGCCTTCCTGGCGAACGGCCTGTCCTTCCTCGCGCCGATCGCCGGTCTGCTGCTCATGCGCACCGGCGAACTGACCCGCAGCCCGCTCGCCCCGCGCCGCGGCAAGGGCCAGCTGCGCGAGGGCCTGACCTACGTGCGCGCGCACCCGGAGCTGATCTGGCCCATCGTCCTGATCGGTTTCATCGGCACGTTCGGCTTCAACTTCCCGATCTGGCTGAGCGCGTACGCCGACGACGTCTTCCACGGCGGCTCCGGCATGTACGCGGCGTTCACCACGCTGATGGCCGCCGGATCGCTGATCGGCGCGCTGCTCGCCGCCCGGCGCCGGACGTCCAGGCTGCGGATGCTCACCGCCACGGCGGGGCTCTTCGGCGCCGCCCTGATCGCCGTGGCCGCCGTGCCGAACGCGTACGTCTTCGCGGCGCTGCTCATCCCCGTCGGCGCGATCGGCCTGACCGTCAACGTCACCGCGAACTCCTCGGTGCAGATGGCCACCGACCCCGAGATGCGGGGCCGGGTGATGAGCCTGTTCATGATGGTGTTCGTCGGCGGCACCCCCTTCGGCGGGCCGCTCTTCGGCTGGCTCACCGACACCTACGGGGTCCGCGTGAGCTTCGCGCTCGGCGGGCTCGTCGTCGCCCTGGCCTCGCTCGGCGTCGGCCTGGGCCTGGCGCGCGCGGCCAACCTGCGCCTGCAGGTGGATCTGCGCCGGGGCCGCCAGCACGTGCGCTTCGTGCCGCGCGAGGTGGCGCTCGCCCCGGCGGCGTGA
- a CDS encoding MarR family transcriptional regulator encodes MPDLSHGDDAAAVNSLRSAVMRLSRRLKHQRVDESLSPTEMSVLGTLARCGNATPGELARKEHVQPPSMTRIVALLEAKGLVRLEPHPDDRRQKVVTQTEQAETMLEESRRKRNAWLARLTEELDDDEWAKLRDAAPVLEKLAHL; translated from the coding sequence ATGCCGGACCTCTCCCATGGCGACGACGCCGCCGCCGTGAACTCACTGCGCTCCGCCGTGATGCGCCTCTCCCGTCGACTCAAGCACCAGCGGGTCGACGAGTCGCTGAGCCCCACCGAGATGTCGGTGCTCGGCACCCTCGCCCGCTGTGGCAACGCCACCCCGGGCGAGCTCGCCCGCAAGGAGCACGTGCAGCCGCCGTCGATGACCCGCATCGTCGCGCTGCTCGAAGCCAAGGGTCTGGTGCGGCTCGAACCGCACCCCGACGACCGCCGCCAGAAGGTGGTCACCCAGACCGAGCAGGCCGAGACCATGCTCGAGGAGAGCCGCAGAAAGCGGAACGCGTGGCTCGCGCGGCTCACCGAGGAGCTCGACGACGACGAGTGGGCGAAGCTCCGCGACGCCGCGCCCGTGCTGGAGAAGCTGGCCCACCTGTGA
- a CDS encoding ribbon-helix-helix protein, CopG family — MASTVLSLRIDSELLDRLRKHAAKRGMSVQDYVVRTLIRDDFDERFKSSVEETERFYA, encoded by the coding sequence ATGGCATCGACAGTGCTCAGCCTGCGGATAGACAGTGAGCTGCTCGACCGGCTCCGGAAGCACGCCGCCAAAAGGGGAATGAGCGTCCAGGACTACGTGGTCCGGACGCTCATCCGTGATGACTTCGACGAACGGTTCAAGTCGTCCGTCGAGGAGACAGAGAGGTTCTACGCCTGA
- a CDS encoding NCS2 family permease gives MSPSATAPVDAKQPPPNPPQGGLDGFFKISERGSTLAREVRGGFATFFAMAYIIVLNPIILGSAKDMYGHQLDNKQLVTATVLTAAFTTLLMGVIGNVPIALAAGLGVNTVVALQLAPRMSWPDAMGMVVLAGFVVMLLVATGLRERVMSAVPLGLRKGIAIGIGLFIMLIGLVDAGFVSRIPDAAHTTVPLQLGGDGHLNGWPVLVFVLGVLLTLALLVRKVPGAILLSIVVMTAVAMIVHAVADVPSWGLTTPEWPGNPVATPDFGLVGEISLFGGFEKVGVLTGVLFVFTVLLSCFFDAMGTIMGIGDEAHLTDDKGDFPGINKVLFVDGIAVAAGGASSSSATTCFVESTAGVGEGARTGFANVVTGGLFTVALFLTPLATMVPSQAATPALLAVGFLILSGSIGQIDWSDYTIAIPAFVTMLMMPFTYSITNGIGMGFITFTVLRLAAGRGREVPVAMYVVSAVFAFYYLMPALDLT, from the coding sequence ATGTCCCCCTCGGCCACCGCTCCGGTCGACGCCAAGCAGCCGCCCCCGAATCCCCCGCAGGGCGGGCTCGACGGGTTCTTCAAGATCTCGGAGCGGGGCTCGACCCTGGCGCGGGAAGTGCGCGGCGGCTTCGCCACCTTCTTCGCGATGGCGTACATCATCGTGCTCAACCCGATCATCCTGGGCAGCGCGAAGGACATGTACGGCCACCAGCTGGACAACAAGCAGCTGGTCACCGCCACCGTGCTCACCGCCGCGTTCACCACGCTGCTCATGGGCGTCATCGGCAACGTCCCGATCGCGCTCGCGGCCGGGCTCGGCGTGAACACCGTGGTGGCGCTCCAGCTCGCGCCCCGCATGTCCTGGCCGGACGCCATGGGCATGGTGGTGCTCGCGGGCTTCGTGGTGATGCTGCTCGTCGCCACCGGGCTGCGGGAGCGGGTGATGAGCGCGGTGCCGCTCGGCCTGCGCAAGGGCATCGCGATCGGCATCGGCCTGTTCATCATGCTGATCGGCCTGGTCGACGCGGGCTTCGTCTCGCGCATCCCGGACGCCGCCCACACCACCGTGCCGCTCCAGCTCGGCGGCGACGGCCACCTCAACGGCTGGCCGGTGCTCGTCTTCGTCCTCGGCGTGCTGCTCACCCTCGCGCTCCTGGTGCGCAAGGTGCCGGGCGCGATCCTGCTCTCGATCGTCGTGATGACGGCTGTGGCCATGATCGTCCACGCGGTCGCCGACGTGCCCTCCTGGGGCCTGACGACCCCCGAGTGGCCCGGCAACCCGGTCGCGACGCCGGACTTCGGGCTCGTCGGCGAGATCAGCCTGTTCGGCGGCTTCGAGAAGGTCGGCGTCCTCACCGGCGTCCTGTTCGTCTTCACCGTGCTGCTCTCGTGCTTCTTCGACGCGATGGGCACGATCATGGGCATCGGCGACGAGGCCCACCTCACCGACGACAAGGGGGACTTCCCCGGCATCAACAAGGTCCTGTTCGTCGACGGCATCGCCGTCGCGGCGGGCGGCGCCTCGTCCTCCTCGGCCACCACCTGCTTCGTGGAGTCCACGGCGGGCGTCGGCGAGGGTGCCCGCACCGGCTTCGCCAACGTCGTCACCGGCGGCCTGTTCACCGTGGCGCTCTTCCTCACCCCGCTCGCCACGATGGTGCCCTCGCAGGCGGCGACGCCCGCCCTGCTCGCGGTCGGCTTCCTGATCCTGTCGGGCTCGATCGGGCAGATCGACTGGAGCGACTACACGATCGCGATCCCGGCGTTCGTGACGATGCTGATGATGCCGTTCACGTACTCGATCACGAACGGCATCGGCATGGGCTTCATCACCTTCACCGTCCTGCGCCTCGCGGCGGGGCGCGGCCGGGAGGTGCCGGTGGCCATGTACGTCGTGTCGGCCGTGTTCGCCTTCTACTACCTGATGCCCGCGCTCGACCTCACCTAG